The proteins below come from a single Asanoa ferruginea genomic window:
- a CDS encoding toll/interleukin-1 receptor domain-containing protein, with translation MAVVFVSHRMADASPAEKLADEIRAAGHDVHLDVTDLQVGDSIVEWMNQGLTTAGYVVLCYSVHGVESPWIVREWASTLARQIQGAGVKLLPVVLTGGDAPALLADLKTADLTTDWAGGVAQLLRAIR, from the coding sequence ATGGCCGTCGTGTTCGTCAGCCATCGCATGGCCGACGCCTCCCCCGCAGAAAAGCTCGCCGACGAGATCCGCGCCGCTGGGCACGACGTCCATCTCGACGTGACCGACCTCCAGGTCGGCGACTCCATCGTGGAGTGGATGAACCAGGGTCTGACGACCGCCGGCTACGTGGTGCTCTGCTACTCGGTGCACGGCGTGGAGTCGCCGTGGATCGTGCGGGAGTGGGCGTCGACGCTGGCCCGCCAGATCCAGGGCGCCGGGGTGAAACTCCTGCCCGTCGTCCTGACCGGCGGAGACGCGCCCGCCCTGCTCGCCGACCTCAAGACCGCCGACCTGACCACCGACTGGGCCGGCGGCGTGGCCCAACTCCTGCGGGCGATCCGGTGA
- the valS gene encoding valine--tRNA ligase → MTDTAGRRAGIPEKPSFDGLEETWSRRWQETGTFAFDRSKARGDVFSVDTPPPTVSGELHMGHVFSYTHTDTVARFQRMRGKMVFYPMGWDDNGLPTERRVQNVYGVRGDAALPYDPAWTPPPAPVDDAARKNPTAISRRNFIELCERLTVEDEKAFEALWRRLGLSVDWSLTYTTIGRHARTTSQRAFLRNLTRGEAYSAEAPTLWDVGFGTAVAQAELEDRERPGAYHRLRFHGPGDEPVYIETTRPELLPACVALVAHPDDERYAHLFGRTVRTPVFGVDVPVHAHPLAEKDKGSGIAMVCTFGDLADVTWWRELRLDTRVVIGRDGRLLAEPPQGVDPTTYAPLAGRTVNQARREIVGLLSESLDLIGEPRPVTHPVKFYERGDSPLEIVSTRQWYLRNGGRDADLRATLLDRGRQLHWVPPHMRHRYEHWVGGLTGDWLVSRQRFFGVPIPVWYPLDADGRPDHDHPLVPTEDRLPVDPSSDVPAGYTEEQRGVPGGFAGDPDVLDTWATSSLTPQIVGGWETDPDLFARVFPMDLRPQGQEIIRTWLFASVVRAHFEHGTLPWRDAVLSGWILDPDRKKMSKSKGNVVTPMQLLVDSGSDAVRYWAASGRPGTDLAFDPAQIRIGRRLATKLLNASRFALGLGVTSADKTVTEPLDQAMLAGLREVVATATTAFDAYDHTTALQSAEAFFWRFCDDYIELVKERAYGKTAASASARAALAVALSVQLRLFAPFLPFVTEEVWSWWRYGSVHRAPWPTVHEIAGDATPELLKLAGEALSQVRRAKSERKVSMRTEVPLAEVLGPAAMLETLSLAADDLRAAGRIGKLDLLPDRTTELVVASAF, encoded by the coding sequence ATGACGGATACGGCGGGCAGGCGCGCCGGGATCCCGGAGAAGCCGTCTTTCGACGGCCTCGAAGAGACCTGGTCGCGCCGGTGGCAGGAGACGGGAACCTTCGCGTTCGACCGGTCCAAGGCCCGCGGTGACGTATTCTCCGTCGACACGCCGCCACCCACGGTCAGCGGCGAGTTGCACATGGGCCACGTCTTCTCCTACACCCACACCGACACCGTGGCCCGATTCCAGCGCATGCGCGGCAAGATGGTGTTCTACCCGATGGGGTGGGACGACAACGGCCTGCCCACCGAGCGCCGGGTGCAAAACGTCTACGGCGTGCGCGGCGACGCCGCGTTGCCCTACGACCCGGCGTGGACCCCACCGCCGGCACCGGTCGACGACGCCGCGCGGAAGAACCCGACGGCCATCTCCCGGCGCAACTTCATCGAGCTGTGCGAGCGGCTGACGGTCGAAGACGAGAAGGCGTTCGAGGCGCTGTGGCGCCGGCTCGGGCTCTCCGTCGACTGGTCGCTGACCTACACGACGATCGGCCGCCACGCGCGCACCACGTCGCAGCGGGCGTTCCTACGCAACCTGACCCGCGGCGAGGCCTACAGCGCCGAGGCACCGACGCTCTGGGACGTGGGCTTCGGCACCGCCGTGGCCCAGGCCGAGCTCGAAGACCGCGAGCGGCCGGGTGCCTACCACCGGCTGCGCTTCCACGGCCCCGGCGACGAGCCGGTCTACATCGAGACCACCCGGCCCGAGCTGCTGCCGGCCTGCGTGGCGCTGGTCGCCCACCCCGATGACGAGCGCTACGCGCATTTGTTCGGGCGCACCGTGCGTACCCCCGTGTTCGGGGTCGACGTCCCGGTGCACGCGCATCCGCTGGCCGAAAAAGACAAGGGCAGCGGCATCGCCATGGTGTGCACGTTCGGCGATCTCGCCGACGTCACCTGGTGGCGCGAGCTGCGCCTCGACACCCGCGTGGTGATCGGCCGCGACGGGCGGCTGCTGGCCGAGCCGCCGCAGGGCGTCGACCCGACGACCTACGCGCCGCTCGCCGGCCGCACCGTCAACCAGGCCCGCCGGGAGATCGTCGGCCTGCTCTCCGAGTCGCTCGACCTGATCGGCGAGCCGCGCCCGGTGACCCACCCGGTGAAGTTCTACGAGCGCGGCGACTCACCGTTGGAGATCGTGTCGACCCGGCAGTGGTATCTGCGCAACGGCGGCCGCGACGCCGACCTGCGGGCGACGCTGCTCGACCGGGGCCGGCAACTGCACTGGGTGCCGCCACACATGCGGCACCGCTACGAGCACTGGGTGGGCGGCCTCACCGGCGACTGGCTGGTCAGCCGCCAGCGCTTCTTCGGCGTGCCGATCCCGGTCTGGTACCCGCTCGACGCCGACGGCCGGCCCGACCACGACCACCCGCTGGTGCCGACCGAAGACCGGCTGCCGGTCGACCCGTCGTCCGACGTGCCGGCCGGCTACACCGAGGAGCAGCGCGGCGTGCCCGGCGGGTTCGCCGGCGACCCCGACGTGCTCGACACCTGGGCGACCTCGTCGCTGACACCGCAGATCGTCGGCGGCTGGGAGACCGACCCCGACCTGTTCGCCCGGGTGTTCCCGATGGATCTGCGGCCGCAGGGTCAGGAGATCATCCGCACCTGGCTGTTCGCCTCGGTGGTCCGCGCCCACTTCGAGCACGGCACCCTGCCCTGGCGCGACGCGGTGTTGTCCGGCTGGATCCTCGACCCCGACCGCAAGAAGATGTCGAAGTCCAAGGGCAACGTCGTCACGCCGATGCAACTGCTCGTCGACAGCGGCTCCGACGCGGTGCGCTACTGGGCCGCGAGCGGCCGGCCCGGCACCGACCTGGCCTTCGACCCGGCGCAGATCCGGATCGGCCGGCGGCTGGCCACGAAGCTGCTCAACGCGTCGAGGTTCGCCCTCGGCCTCGGGGTGACCTCCGCCGACAAGACCGTCACCGAGCCGCTCGACCAGGCGATGCTGGCCGGCCTGCGCGAGGTGGTCGCCACCGCGACCACGGCCTTCGACGCCTACGACCACACCACCGCGCTCCAGAGCGCCGAGGCGTTCTTCTGGCGCTTCTGCGACGACTACATCGAGCTGGTCAAGGAACGCGCCTACGGAAAGACGGCGGCGTCCGCCTCGGCCCGGGCGGCGCTGGCCGTCGCACTCTCCGTCCAACTGCGACTGTTCGCGCCGTTCCTGCCCTTCGTCACCGAAGAGGTCTGGTCGTGGTGGCGCTACGGCTCGGTGCACCGGGCGCCGTGGCCGACCGTCCACGAGATCGCCGGCGACGCCACACCCGAGCTGCTCAAGCTGGCCGGCGAGGCGCTGTCACAGGTGCGCCGGGCCAAGTCGGAGCGCAAGGTCTCGATGCGCACCGAGGTCCCGCTGGCCGAGGTGCTCGGGCCGGCCGCGATGCTCGAAACGCTGTCGCTGGCCGCCGACGACCTCCGCGCCGCCGGCCGCATCGGCAAGCTCGACCTGCTCCCCGACCGCACCACGGAGCTGGTCGTCGCCAGCGCCTTCTAA
- a CDS encoding YciI family protein, with protein sequence MFLLELSFDGNPERLKHRPAHREVLAGLKERGLVALAGPYADESGALLIFDVATEAEFEELVAADPYYRAPGVSIAAKREWNPVIR encoded by the coding sequence ATGTTCTTGCTCGAACTGTCTTTTGACGGCAACCCGGAGCGGCTCAAGCATCGGCCCGCGCACCGGGAGGTGTTGGCCGGGCTCAAGGAACGGGGTCTGGTCGCGCTGGCCGGGCCCTATGCCGACGAGTCCGGTGCGCTGCTGATCTTCGATGTGGCGACCGAGGCCGAGTTCGAAGAGCTTGTCGCCGCGGATCCCTACTACCGCGCGCCCGGTGTCTCGATCGCCGCCAAGCGGGAGTGGAATCCGGTCATCCGCTGA
- a CDS encoding PH domain-containing protein, with the protein MTTTNAKYDKKEQLRQIESGLLQGEEIIAVYDAIGTGTGFIGLTNRRVIVQDKSFVGKRVAITSIPYGKITSVSVVSDKSWGGSFFSTGSIAIHVGAHTYEVAFRGSDKAHHVHNVVLHYIS; encoded by the coding sequence ATGACGACCACGAACGCCAAATACGACAAGAAAGAGCAGTTGCGGCAGATCGAGAGCGGCCTGCTCCAGGGCGAGGAGATCATCGCGGTGTACGACGCGATCGGCACCGGCACCGGCTTCATCGGCCTGACCAACCGCCGGGTGATCGTGCAGGACAAGTCGTTCGTGGGCAAGCGGGTAGCCATCACGAGCATCCCCTACGGCAAGATCACCAGCGTGAGCGTGGTGAGCGACAAGTCCTGGGGTGGCTCGTTCTTCTCGACGGGCTCGATCGCCATCCACGTGGGCGCGCACACCTACGAGGTCGCGTTCCGCGGCTCGGACAAGGCCCACCACGTCCACAACGTGGTGCTGCACTACATCTCCTGA
- a CDS encoding NACHT domain-containing protein, with the protein MSVTVLIAHANGEEDRAKELAAPIQAAGYDVHYGATVLVGESVVEETQKVLNAGGPVVLCGTIRAVGTPWARRVVNAARQANRQNRVFVVQMEEDADTESVAFDGKVAAWWHNQAKAADDLVTALVRYFPLDRTIAESSAATTAEARYRQLALESCDLVDLVNLPEGDRHIALRQLELRRLYVALRVRPTSVRGERLGGAQPDAGTQDRVPLGERLAADRRLVVLGDPGSGKSTLLRWITTAYLLRLADDPDWRDLPDVGTLPEEDLLPVLIRCRDLRSDHIGGAFDDVLNFTLRQQEMNDQECAALRELLRGRLTDGTALLLLDGLDEIADPMLRAKFSQQIERIATAYPKAPIVTTCRVVGYREMGYRIGRGFTHVVVDPLEAGEKDEFASRWCALAEPPERRESATAELISDVHSTPQIEALTGNPMLLTTMALVKRKVGKLPSRRADLYWEAVQVLLNWRREIDLPLDSREAMPQLEYLAYTMCDRGVQRLREDEVLDVLAAMRAEFPQVYAAQSRTPSAFLALVEDRTGLLAQAGEIRHNGRPVPVYEFRHLTFQEYLAARALVEGHHPGHDPKGTLADAVLPLVIRTASAPDSKGSQSWLETVRLCVASCNDADAEEILQGLVADRFSDEEFAPHLNLLATDCLTDEPNVSATLVRTVVDTALQRSRPELAKLVRTRWRSEVVQRVVAACTGDWERDVALIQDLFLDDYLEGRRPQTLDAEEVRETLRSPDHTVRLQAAHTVVLVVANHRGALPAKLITGLTAELVPLLDEPRPMAMTAAWALGWVYAPERAPDATLPADLIQRCASLLRDEQTDPAFARFLLWLVPAARSGDQTGELANLQEAALLWFTRAAPAHVADALTIRYPMSHPMRARLVALFAESPSARIRKPTVLMVRIDDPAELGPLLARLAKEDDKGVLESGLERVAYVRWSDHRYADLRDSASRFVTGFDPASDEQAIWVDLVQTGLGTPGARQRIVERLQGGDRARRIRTLKTVAACCLDLRSQDSLLPLPPPFDLTDHDPIDMIPADGLRAYAREVGLPPDDVLRRYEVFAREWGLWLDWVQEM; encoded by the coding sequence GTGAGCGTCACCGTCCTGATCGCCCACGCCAACGGCGAGGAAGACCGGGCCAAAGAGCTGGCCGCGCCGATCCAGGCCGCCGGCTACGACGTGCACTACGGCGCGACGGTGCTGGTCGGCGAGTCGGTGGTGGAGGAGACCCAGAAGGTGCTCAACGCGGGCGGCCCGGTCGTCCTGTGCGGCACCATCCGGGCGGTCGGCACACCCTGGGCACGCCGGGTGGTCAACGCGGCCCGGCAGGCCAACCGCCAGAACCGGGTGTTCGTCGTCCAGATGGAGGAAGACGCCGACACCGAGTCGGTCGCCTTCGACGGCAAGGTCGCCGCCTGGTGGCACAACCAGGCGAAAGCCGCCGACGATCTGGTGACCGCCCTGGTCCGCTACTTCCCGTTGGACCGGACGATCGCCGAGTCGAGCGCCGCGACCACGGCGGAGGCGCGATACCGGCAGCTGGCGCTGGAGTCCTGCGACCTCGTCGACCTGGTCAACCTGCCGGAAGGGGACCGGCACATCGCCCTGCGCCAGCTCGAGCTGCGCCGCCTCTACGTTGCCCTGCGGGTTCGGCCGACCTCCGTGCGAGGCGAGCGGCTGGGTGGGGCGCAACCCGATGCGGGAACGCAGGACCGGGTGCCGCTCGGCGAGCGCCTTGCCGCCGACCGTCGGCTGGTCGTCCTCGGCGATCCCGGCTCCGGCAAGAGCACGCTGCTGCGCTGGATCACCACCGCCTACCTGTTGCGGCTCGCCGACGACCCCGACTGGCGTGACCTGCCCGATGTCGGCACGCTGCCGGAGGAGGACCTTCTTCCGGTGCTGATCCGCTGCCGAGACCTGCGCAGCGACCACATCGGTGGCGCGTTCGACGATGTCCTCAATTTCACGCTGCGCCAGCAGGAGATGAACGACCAGGAATGCGCCGCGCTGCGCGAACTGCTCCGCGGCAGGCTCACCGATGGGACCGCCCTGCTGCTCCTGGACGGCCTCGACGAGATCGCGGATCCAATGCTGCGGGCCAAGTTCAGCCAACAGATCGAGCGGATCGCCACGGCATATCCCAAGGCCCCGATCGTCACGACGTGCCGGGTGGTCGGCTATCGCGAGATGGGCTACCGGATCGGCCGGGGTTTCACGCACGTGGTGGTCGATCCTCTCGAAGCCGGTGAGAAAGACGAGTTCGCCAGCCGGTGGTGTGCGCTCGCCGAGCCGCCCGAGCGCCGGGAGAGTGCGACCGCAGAGCTGATCTCCGATGTGCACAGCACGCCGCAGATCGAGGCGTTGACCGGCAATCCGATGCTGCTCACCACGATGGCGCTGGTCAAGCGCAAGGTGGGCAAGCTGCCCAGCCGCCGGGCCGACCTCTACTGGGAGGCCGTGCAGGTGCTGCTCAACTGGCGCCGGGAGATCGACCTGCCGCTCGACTCGCGCGAGGCGATGCCGCAGCTCGAATACCTCGCCTACACGATGTGCGACCGCGGCGTCCAACGCCTCCGCGAAGACGAGGTGCTCGACGTCCTCGCCGCGATGCGTGCCGAGTTCCCGCAGGTCTACGCCGCACAGAGCCGCACGCCGTCGGCGTTCCTCGCGCTGGTTGAGGACCGCACCGGCCTGCTGGCACAGGCGGGCGAGATCAGACACAACGGCAGACCCGTCCCCGTGTACGAGTTCCGCCACCTGACGTTCCAGGAATACCTGGCCGCCCGGGCCCTCGTGGAGGGGCATCATCCCGGCCACGATCCGAAGGGCACGCTGGCCGACGCCGTGCTGCCGCTGGTGATCCGCACCGCGTCGGCACCGGACTCGAAGGGGTCCCAAAGCTGGTTGGAGACAGTCCGGCTCTGCGTTGCCAGCTGCAACGACGCCGACGCTGAGGAGATCCTTCAGGGACTGGTGGCGGACCGCTTCTCCGACGAGGAGTTCGCACCGCATTTGAACCTGCTCGCCACGGATTGCCTGACCGATGAGCCCAACGTCAGCGCGACGCTCGTGCGGACAGTTGTCGACACCGCACTCCAACGGTCCAGGCCGGAGCTGGCCAAGCTGGTGCGCACCCGGTGGCGCAGTGAGGTCGTGCAACGGGTCGTGGCGGCCTGCACCGGCGACTGGGAACGCGACGTCGCGCTCATCCAGGACCTGTTCCTGGACGATTATCTGGAAGGCAGGCGACCCCAGACGCTCGACGCGGAGGAGGTCCGGGAAACGCTTCGCTCCCCCGACCACACCGTCCGGCTTCAGGCGGCACACACGGTCGTGCTGGTCGTCGCGAACCACCGCGGTGCACTGCCCGCGAAGCTGATCACCGGGCTCACCGCCGAGCTCGTTCCGCTCCTCGACGAGCCGCGCCCGATGGCCATGACGGCGGCGTGGGCACTCGGCTGGGTCTACGCGCCGGAAAGGGCGCCCGACGCGACTCTGCCCGCCGACCTGATCCAACGCTGCGCGAGCCTTTTGCGCGACGAGCAGACCGATCCGGCATTCGCCCGGTTTCTCCTGTGGCTCGTTCCCGCGGCGAGATCCGGTGATCAGACCGGCGAGCTGGCGAACCTTCAGGAAGCGGCCCTGCTCTGGTTCACCAGAGCGGCGCCCGCGCATGTCGCCGATGCCCTGACCATCCGCTACCCGATGTCGCACCCGATGCGGGCGCGGCTCGTCGCGCTGTTCGCGGAATCCCCCTCCGCCAGGATCCGTAAGCCGACCGTGCTCATGGTGCGGATCGACGATCCGGCCGAGTTGGGTCCGCTGCTCGCACGGCTTGCCAAGGAAGACGACAAAGGCGTGCTCGAATCGGGGCTTGAGCGGGTCGCGTACGTGCGTTGGTCCGACCATCGTTATGCCGACTTGCGCGACTCGGCTTCCCGGTTCGTGACCGGCTTCGATCCGGCGAGTGACGAACAGGCGATCTGGGTCGATCTCGTGCAGACCGGCCTGGGCACCCCCGGCGCACGCCAGCGGATCGTCGAGCGGCTTCAGGGTGGCGACCGCGCGCGCCGCATCCGAACCCTCAAGACGGTCGCGGCCTGCTGCCTCGACCTGCGTAGCCAGGATTCGCTGCTGCCGCTGCCTCCGCCCTTCGACCTCACCGACCACGACCCGATAGACATGATCCCCGCCGACGGGCTGCGGGCGTATGCGCGCGAAGTCGGCCTGCCGCCTGATGACGTGCTGCGCCGCTATGAGGTGTTCGCTCGGGAGTGGGGCCTTTGGTTGGACTGGGTTCAGGAGATGTAG
- a CDS encoding transglycosylase domain-containing protein encodes MAKWARLAIGVGVMGLLLAAAALPSGLLAGFVATRVAIATTDLPVALAQPSVPQASRLYAADGKTLITTFADLNRTNVALDAVAPVMRQAMVAAEDTRFYQHGAVDVRSVLRAVVANGSSGQTEQGASTLTMQYVRNVLKTDPRATKEEQQAATADDFGRKIEEMRYAVAVEHAISKDEILSRYLNIVYFGAGAYGISAAAQTYFSTTPDKLTLPQAALIAGLVQSPDQYDPIHGDKAAAQSRRDYVLDSLAKAGDISAADATKAKSQPLGLKPSSVPNGCTAATPADSRFFCDYFVSWWQQQKAFGENAQQRLAALRDGGYRIVLSMDPKVQSTATDAATNVYGYGSSKALPIAAVQPGTGRVLALAVNRHYSLAKNPGGRDYPNTVDQLVAGGDSVTGYQAGSTFKLFTMLAALEAGYTLDTGFNAPAQLPTQWADSGPASCGGAYCPVNDNPSWMDGYRTMWTGFGRSVNTYFVWLEEHVGAAKAVEMAQRLGITFRAKADAERAKTDADDWGSFTLGVADTTPLDLANAYATIAADGTYCTPLPVKGITDASGTAVAAADPNCHRVVDPDIARAAVDAARCPVGQSGAYGQCDGGTAAQVSTMLDGRPVAGKTGSSEGNATESFVGFTPQAAVAGIAANPAHPADGVGAAVQVQVISAVTDVLKRALVGQPEKGFTAPSQSLAFGNRWNPAVP; translated from the coding sequence ATGGCGAAGTGGGCGCGACTGGCGATCGGCGTCGGGGTGATGGGCCTGCTCCTCGCCGCCGCCGCGTTGCCGAGTGGGCTGCTTGCCGGGTTTGTCGCGACCCGGGTCGCCATAGCGACCACCGATCTGCCCGTGGCGCTCGCGCAGCCCAGCGTTCCGCAGGCATCCCGGCTCTACGCCGCCGACGGCAAGACGCTGATCACCACGTTCGCCGACCTCAACCGGACCAACGTGGCGCTGGACGCCGTCGCGCCGGTGATGCGGCAGGCGATGGTCGCGGCCGAGGACACCCGGTTCTACCAGCACGGCGCCGTTGATGTGCGGAGTGTGTTGCGGGCCGTGGTCGCCAACGGGAGCAGTGGGCAGACCGAGCAGGGCGCTTCCACCCTGACCATGCAATATGTCCGGAACGTGCTCAAGACGGATCCGCGGGCCACCAAGGAAGAACAGCAGGCCGCGACCGCCGACGACTTCGGGCGCAAGATCGAGGAGATGCGGTACGCCGTCGCCGTCGAGCACGCGATCAGCAAGGACGAGATCCTCTCCCGCTATCTCAACATCGTCTATTTCGGCGCCGGTGCCTACGGGATCTCGGCGGCCGCGCAGACCTACTTCTCCACAACGCCGGACAAGCTGACCCTCCCCCAGGCCGCCCTGATCGCCGGGCTGGTGCAGTCGCCCGACCAGTACGACCCGATCCACGGCGACAAGGCCGCCGCGCAGAGCCGGCGCGACTACGTGCTCGACTCCCTCGCCAAGGCCGGCGACATCTCCGCCGCCGACGCCACCAAGGCCAAGTCGCAGCCGTTGGGCCTCAAGCCCAGCAGCGTGCCCAATGGGTGCACGGCGGCCACTCCGGCCGACAGCCGGTTCTTCTGCGATTACTTCGTCTCCTGGTGGCAGCAGCAGAAGGCGTTCGGCGAGAACGCGCAGCAGCGGCTGGCCGCCCTCCGCGACGGCGGCTACCGGATCGTGCTGTCGATGGACCCGAAGGTGCAGTCGACCGCGACCGACGCCGCGACCAACGTCTACGGCTACGGCTCGTCGAAGGCGCTGCCGATCGCGGCCGTGCAGCCGGGCACCGGCCGGGTGCTGGCGCTCGCCGTCAACCGCCACTACAGCCTCGCCAAGAACCCCGGCGGCAGGGACTATCCGAACACCGTCGACCAACTGGTCGCCGGCGGTGACTCGGTGACCGGCTATCAGGCCGGCTCGACGTTCAAGCTCTTCACCATGCTCGCCGCGCTGGAAGCGGGCTACACCCTCGACACCGGCTTCAACGCGCCCGCCCAGCTGCCGACCCAGTGGGCAGACAGCGGCCCGGCGAGTTGCGGCGGCGCCTATTGCCCGGTCAACGACAATCCATCGTGGATGGACGGCTACCGCACAATGTGGACCGGCTTCGGCCGTTCCGTCAACACCTACTTCGTCTGGCTCGAGGAGCACGTCGGCGCGGCCAAGGCGGTCGAGATGGCGCAGCGGCTCGGCATCACGTTCCGCGCCAAGGCCGACGCCGAGCGGGCGAAGACCGACGCCGACGACTGGGGCTCGTTCACCCTCGGCGTCGCCGACACCACGCCGCTCGACCTGGCCAACGCCTACGCCACCATCGCCGCCGACGGCACCTACTGCACGCCGTTGCCGGTCAAGGGAATCACCGACGCGAGCGGCACCGCGGTGGCGGCGGCCGACCCGAACTGCCATCGGGTGGTGGATCCCGACATCGCGCGGGCCGCGGTCGACGCCGCGCGCTGCCCGGTCGGCCAGTCCGGCGCGTACGGCCAGTGCGACGGCGGCACCGCCGCGCAGGTGTCCACAATGCTCGATGGGCGACCGGTGGCCGGCAAGACCGGCAGCTCCGAGGGGAACGCGACCGAGTCGTTCGTGGGCTTCACGCCGCAGGCCGCGGTCGCCGGGATCGCCGCCAACCCGGCCCACCCCGCCGACGGGGTCGGCGCGGCCGTGCAGGTGCAGGTCATCTCCGCGGTGACCGACGTGCTGAAACGCGCGCTGGTGGGCCAGCCGGAGAAGGGTTTCACCGCGCCGAGCCAGAGCCTGGCTTTCGGAAATCGCTGGAACCCGGCGGTACCCTGA